The following coding sequences lie in one Ferrimicrobium sp. genomic window:
- a CDS encoding pyridoxal phosphate-dependent aminotransferase: MVQGRVSARVEQLNESATLAIDAKAKSMLAAGVDVVSFAAGEPDFETPSFIVEAAVEAARDPRNHHYTPAAGLGELREVIAERSAHLSGLTVDPRQVVVTNGGKHAVYSAMMTLLDDGDEVLIPAPYWVTYPEVVRLAGGIPIAVPTDLETGFKVTPALLAQYVTPRTKMLIHVSPSNPTGAVYSEEETAALADFADRKGLYVVSDEIYQQLTYGFASAPAIGSFASDALAERLVLVNGVAKTFAMTGWRVGWVVAPTDVADGVIKLQSQLCSNVANVSQRASIAALRADPSETQYMRDAFARRRETIVTLLSAIEGVDIMWPQGAFYAFPSVQGILTKEFDQEPIGSSYRLAELLLEHAKVAVIPGEAFDAPGYLRLSYALADEGIVEGIGRISAFVARL, from the coding sequence ATGGTTCAAGGCCGGGTCTCTGCACGAGTCGAGCAGCTCAACGAGTCTGCAACGCTTGCGATCGACGCGAAAGCCAAGTCCATGTTAGCTGCGGGAGTCGACGTGGTGAGCTTCGCTGCTGGAGAACCGGACTTCGAAACTCCCAGCTTCATCGTCGAGGCTGCGGTCGAGGCTGCGCGTGATCCTCGAAATCATCACTACACGCCTGCGGCCGGACTCGGTGAGCTTCGGGAAGTAATTGCTGAGCGCAGTGCCCACTTGAGCGGGCTGACGGTGGATCCTCGCCAGGTCGTGGTGACCAACGGTGGCAAACATGCCGTGTACTCGGCCATGATGACTCTTCTTGACGACGGCGATGAGGTGCTCATCCCGGCCCCGTATTGGGTCACCTATCCTGAGGTTGTTCGCCTTGCAGGAGGTATCCCGATCGCCGTTCCTACCGATCTGGAGACGGGTTTTAAGGTGACGCCGGCGTTGTTGGCTCAGTACGTGACCCCTCGAACCAAGATGCTCATTCACGTCTCTCCCTCGAACCCTACCGGGGCGGTTTACTCCGAAGAAGAGACCGCGGCATTGGCGGATTTTGCCGATCGCAAGGGCCTGTATGTGGTGAGTGATGAGATCTATCAACAGCTCACCTATGGGTTTGCGAGCGCACCAGCGATCGGAAGTTTTGCTAGTGACGCGTTGGCCGAGCGCTTGGTGCTGGTCAACGGTGTTGCAAAGACCTTTGCGATGACTGGCTGGCGGGTCGGGTGGGTCGTTGCCCCGACGGATGTTGCTGACGGGGTCATCAAACTACAGTCGCAGCTGTGCTCGAATGTGGCCAACGTGTCACAACGGGCATCAATCGCTGCGTTGCGCGCCGATCCGAGCGAAACCCAATACATGCGTGATGCGTTTGCTCGTCGACGCGAGACGATCGTGACGTTGCTCTCGGCCATCGAAGGTGTTGACATCATGTGGCCACAGGGCGCGTTCTATGCCTTTCCGTCAGTTCAAGGAATTCTCACAAAGGAGTTTGACCAAGAGCCAATCGGCTCCAGCTATCGCCTCGCAGAGCTCTTGCTCGAACATGCAAAGGTGGCCGTCATTCCAGGTGAAGCCTTTGACGCCCCTGGATACCTGCGTCTGTCGTACGCCCTCGCCGATGAGGGGATTGTTGAGGGGATCGG